A single Abditibacteriaceae bacterium DNA region contains:
- the rpmB gene encoding 50S ribosomal protein L28: protein MSRRCELTGKKPMSGNMVSHSMRHTKRRQFPNLQTKRIWIPEEGRFVKMKLSTRAIKAISLNGASATIAKARKKMKNK from the coding sequence ATGTCTCGTCGTTGTGAATTAACCGGTAAAAAGCCCATGAGCGGAAACATGGTGTCGCACTCGATGCGCCACACCAAGCGCCGTCAGTTTCCGAACCTGCAAACCAAGCGCATCTGGATTCCTGAAGAAGGACGCTTCGTCAAGATGAAACTTTCGACGCGCGCCATCAAAGCGATTTCGCTCAACGGCGCATCGGCAACCATCGCCAAAGCGCGCAAGAAAATGAAGAACAAATAA
- a CDS encoding lactonase family protein has protein sequence MMFFPLLAALNSPVPATPPVAKPTMTLFIGSYTNDTNAGISSAHFNPETGELSAPTTAAATPNPSWLALSPDGKTIFASNEWGKVADKSIGGISAFSLLPDSKLAFRNSAAFAGGPCHLTVDASGKTVFAATYGGGTVAAFNAETLAQSALIKHEGSSVNASRQKEPHAHQVVMSPDNRFVLAADLGLDKILAYALDQTGALSPAKSPFIATPAGSGPRHIAFSKDNRFLFVGGELDNTITAFRYNAADASGEKLQTLSTLPAGFEGKSSLAEVTVHPSGKFLYISNRGHDSIASYTISEDGNLSLLGHTPTEGKSPRHFIISPDGKWFLVANSESNSIVTFRIDPLTGTLEKVFVRNDIEGKPVSLLLASS, from the coding sequence ATGATGTTTTTCCCACTTCTCGCTGCCTTAAATTCACCGGTTCCGGCCACGCCGCCCGTCGCAAAACCAACTATGACACTTTTTATCGGCTCTTACACCAACGACACAAACGCGGGCATCTCCAGCGCGCATTTCAATCCTGAAACCGGCGAACTTTCGGCCCCAACAACCGCGGCTGCAACGCCCAATCCTTCGTGGCTGGCCTTATCGCCCGACGGCAAGACGATTTTTGCGTCCAACGAATGGGGCAAGGTTGCCGATAAAAGCATCGGCGGCATCAGTGCCTTTTCCCTTTTGCCCGACAGTAAACTAGCATTCCGCAATTCGGCCGCTTTTGCAGGCGGCCCGTGTCACCTGACCGTTGACGCCTCTGGAAAAACCGTTTTCGCCGCCACCTATGGCGGAGGGACGGTTGCTGCCTTCAATGCCGAAACCCTCGCGCAATCCGCACTGATAAAGCACGAAGGCAGCAGCGTCAACGCGAGCCGCCAGAAAGAACCACACGCGCATCAGGTCGTGATGTCGCCGGATAATCGTTTTGTTCTCGCCGCCGACTTGGGGCTGGATAAAATTCTCGCCTACGCACTCGACCAAACTGGCGCGCTTTCGCCCGCAAAATCTCCATTTATTGCAACGCCTGCCGGCAGCGGCCCGCGCCACATTGCATTCTCGAAAGACAACCGTTTTCTTTTTGTCGGTGGGGAACTAGATAACACCATTACGGCATTTCGTTACAACGCCGCTGACGCTTCGGGCGAAAAGCTGCAAACGCTTTCTACCCTGCCTGCTGGCTTTGAAGGAAAAAGTTCGCTTGCGGAAGTGACCGTGCATCCGAGCGGGAAATTTCTTTACATCTCCAATCGCGGCCACGACAGTATCGCGTCATATACGATTTCAGAGGATGGCAACCTATCTCTCTTGGGACACACGCCGACCGAAGGCAAAAGCCCACGCCATTTCATCATTTCGCCGGATGGAAAGTGGTTCCTCGTTGCAAACTCCGAGTCGAATTCGATTGTGACATTCCGCATCGACCCACTAACCGGCACGCTTGAGAAAGTCTTTGTCCGAAACGACATCGAAGGTAAGCCTGTATCTTTGCTGCTCGCCTCTTCATAA
- a CDS encoding DUF1559 domain-containing protein: MKRSAFTLIELLVVIAVIAILAAVLFPVFARARENARRSSCQSNLKQIGLGLLQYSQDYDEKLVRAWSGSKNGTDANSNRWMDAIYPYVKSEQVFNCPSHSFVDPSGPYTFRHDKRYGSYAINASYYLPGDQQKSPAGETDTVLSSLQDASGTVWISESKGIYNMFETSYEFAWSSITGSALPDDDVPQPEVETTAAGYRTLDRLMERHLETIAVLYCDGHVKSLKLPALTKKNSAQAYPAFTIQDDNN, translated from the coding sequence GTGAAAAGGTCTGCCTTTACGCTTATCGAACTGCTTGTCGTCATCGCCGTGATTGCGATTCTCGCCGCTGTTTTGTTCCCCGTTTTTGCACGGGCGCGAGAAAACGCACGCCGGTCGAGTTGCCAGTCGAATCTGAAGCAAATCGGCCTTGGACTTCTCCAGTACAGTCAGGATTACGACGAGAAGCTTGTTCGCGCATGGTCGGGTTCAAAAAATGGCACTGACGCCAACAGTAACCGGTGGATGGACGCGATCTATCCCTACGTCAAAAGCGAGCAGGTCTTTAACTGCCCCAGCCATTCCTTTGTCGACCCGTCTGGGCCTTATACCTTCCGCCACGATAAGCGGTACGGCTCTTACGCGATCAATGCCTCGTATTACCTACCCGGCGATCAGCAGAAGTCGCCGGCCGGCGAAACAGATACAGTCTTGTCGTCCCTTCAAGATGCCTCCGGTACAGTTTGGATTAGTGAGAGCAAGGGTATCTACAACATGTTCGAAACCTCTTACGAGTTCGCTTGGTCCAGCATCACCGGTTCGGCACTTCCCGACGACGATGTGCCTCAACCCGAAGTCGAAACAACAGCGGCAGGCTATCGAACCTTAGACCGTCTGATGGAAAGGCACTTGGAAACGATTGCCGTCCTTTACTGCGACGGTCATGTCAAATCGCTAAAACTTCCTGCGCTCACCAAAAAGAATTCGGCCCAGGCGTACCCCGCTTTTACCATTCAAGACGATAACAACTGA
- the crcB gene encoding fluoride efflux transporter CrcB translates to MRHIIFVGLGGFLGSVARFQLGALATQLFGPRVPAGTLVVNLLGCFLVGYLSGLIEKRYLFSAETRLFLITGFLGGFTTFSAFGLETTRLLERGKWPFAMANVVANVVGGLLLVWLGFRVAAARPSDSHSSTQSTVEIDRTSVRLP, encoded by the coding sequence ATGAGACACATTATTTTTGTCGGGCTGGGCGGTTTTCTGGGTTCAGTGGCGCGCTTTCAACTGGGCGCATTGGCCACGCAGCTTTTCGGCCCCCGCGTTCCTGCGGGCACGCTTGTCGTGAATTTGCTGGGGTGCTTCCTTGTCGGTTATCTCAGTGGACTCATTGAAAAACGCTATCTGTTCAGCGCCGAAACTCGCTTGTTTCTCATTACAGGATTTCTGGGCGGCTTTACTACCTTTTCGGCATTCGGTCTGGAAACAACGCGATTGCTCGAACGCGGCAAATGGCCCTTTGCGATGGCGAATGTTGTGGCGAATGTCGTCGGTGGGCTTCTGCTGGTTTGGCTGGGATTCAGGGTTGCCGCAGCCAGACCGTCAGATTCTCATTCAAGCACTCAGAGTACGGTCGAAATCGACCGTACTTCAGTCCGACTTCCGTAA
- a CDS encoding PAS domain-containing protein has product MRFSHRFLFYACPAATADKECHRITDAVWWREIKAEHHVILLPPPAIKIKGISVPPLSEKNSPVDFPPAEFLIEVMSDGLLIVDHNWKIVHSNSKAQQLLRRTPEDLAGCSLWDIIATDPNFSVERELKRAVQQQVIGEVDVFHPHLYKWHEMRAVPWAQGLVVTLRDITEKQWLIHREAEQTYLRNIFLDAPVALSVTRGFHHKFEFVNHEAKKLIGSRDIEGLTVREAFPEIVEQGFIEILDHVYKTGESFQAKNRPVRLDRSGTGVLEEACFNVSYQALRGFNGAVSGILSISVEVPSVES; this is encoded by the coding sequence ATGCGATTTTCGCATCGGTTTTTGTTTTACGCTTGCCCGGCTGCGACAGCGGACAAAGAATGTCATCGTATAACTGATGCGGTATGGTGGCGAGAGATTAAGGCAGAACATCACGTCATACTCTTGCCACCACCTGCGATTAAGATAAAAGGTATTAGCGTGCCACCCCTTTCAGAAAAGAACTCCCCCGTAGACTTTCCGCCTGCTGAATTCCTGATCGAAGTGATGAGCGACGGTTTGTTGATAGTCGATCACAACTGGAAAATAGTCCATAGTAACAGTAAAGCGCAGCAGTTGCTGAGACGAACGCCCGAAGATCTGGCAGGCTGTAGTTTGTGGGACATAATAGCTACCGACCCAAATTTCTCCGTAGAAAGAGAACTCAAGCGGGCAGTCCAACAGCAAGTTATCGGTGAGGTTGACGTGTTTCATCCTCATCTTTATAAGTGGCACGAGATGCGTGCCGTGCCTTGGGCGCAGGGCCTGGTGGTAACGCTACGCGATATTACAGAAAAACAATGGCTGATTCATCGCGAGGCAGAGCAAACCTACTTACGCAATATCTTTCTAGATGCGCCCGTTGCCTTATCCGTCACACGCGGCTTTCACCACAAGTTTGAATTCGTGAACCACGAGGCGAAGAAATTAATCGGTAGCCGCGACATTGAAGGTCTTACTGTGCGTGAGGCCTTTCCCGAGATAGTAGAGCAAGGATTTATCGAAATATTGGATCACGTCTACAAAACGGGAGAAAGTTTTCAGGCTAAGAATCGTCCTGTTCGATTGGATCGGTCTGGCACCGGAGTTCTAGAAGAGGCCTGCTTTAACGTCAGCTATCAAGCGCTGCGAGGGTTCAACGGTGCTGTCTCGGGGATTCTGAGCATTAGCGTCGAAGTGCCGTCTGTCGAGAGCTAA
- a CDS encoding iron-containing redox enzyme family protein: MPSSEQLPCPPLSARSVYFDLFNGDASTTELDNAASFLQTQLAVAASLDSDLPEAMDGLSIWMEQGVESVGQRYRSYLEERANGGERRYFRDKAHALFFLKSVAPTKMVDGAWLYGLLPRWQDPRFSALVQTYLEELGEGLTSKNHIVLYRKLLASQGIEHWDDLSDEHYIQGAIQLTLAYNADQFLPEIIGFNLGYEQLPLHLLITAYELKELGIDPYYFTLHITVDNADSGHAKQAVDSVCAAMPRLGDADEYWQRVRNGYKLNLLGASTNSVIDSFDLEQEMLTIFRRKSSIGKFAHSDYRRVAGRTVNDWLADPTEISRFTDAMEDEGWFKRHQDPQDSRFWKLIHGEKARMFGVFNAYEQQVIYDWIAGDASDKSTFVRPTRHVPQSPLTFEAKQRLRVQMDDNATGENDFDSDVRALEASLAQSETQGQTMALLIRLMSPANHHSAAGLKATRVFNELFD, translated from the coding sequence ATGCCTTCTTCTGAACAGTTGCCTTGTCCTCCTCTTTCTGCGCGAAGTGTTTATTTCGACCTCTTTAACGGCGATGCGAGCACAACCGAACTTGATAACGCAGCCAGCTTTCTCCAGACCCAGCTCGCCGTCGCTGCTTCACTCGACTCCGATTTGCCCGAAGCGATGGACGGATTGAGCATATGGATGGAACAGGGCGTCGAAAGTGTGGGCCAACGCTATCGGAGCTACTTGGAAGAGCGCGCAAACGGTGGCGAGCGCCGTTACTTCCGGGATAAAGCACACGCCTTGTTCTTTTTGAAATCTGTCGCGCCCACCAAAATGGTCGATGGTGCCTGGCTTTACGGCTTGCTTCCACGCTGGCAAGATCCGCGATTCTCAGCGTTGGTTCAAACCTATCTCGAAGAACTGGGCGAAGGCTTAACCTCGAAAAATCATATAGTTCTTTACCGCAAGCTGCTGGCTTCGCAGGGCATCGAACACTGGGACGATCTCAGCGACGAGCATTATATTCAGGGCGCGATTCAACTCACTCTCGCTTATAATGCTGACCAGTTCTTGCCCGAAATCATCGGCTTCAATCTCGGTTACGAACAGCTTCCGCTTCATCTTCTTATTACGGCATACGAGTTAAAAGAGTTGGGCATCGACCCGTACTATTTCACGCTGCACATTACGGTCGATAACGCCGACAGCGGTCATGCGAAACAAGCGGTCGATTCGGTCTGTGCCGCGATGCCACGCCTTGGCGATGCCGACGAATACTGGCAGCGCGTCCGCAACGGGTACAAATTGAATTTGCTCGGCGCAAGCACCAATTCGGTGATTGACTCATTCGATCTCGAACAGGAGATGTTGACGATTTTTCGTCGCAAAAGCAGCATCGGCAAATTCGCCCATTCGGATTATCGCCGCGTTGCTGGCCGAACGGTCAACGACTGGTTGGCGGATCCAACGGAGATTTCCCGTTTTACCGACGCCATGGAAGACGAAGGCTGGTTCAAGCGCCATCAAGACCCGCAGGACAGTCGTTTCTGGAAGCTGATTCACGGCGAAAAGGCCCGAATGTTCGGCGTTTTTAATGCCTACGAACAACAGGTGATTTACGATTGGATTGCCGGAGATGCGTCCGATAAATCGACGTTCGTACGCCCGACGCGGCATGTCCCGCAGTCGCCGCTGACCTTTGAAGCGAAGCAGCGTTTGCGAGTTCAAATGGACGATAACGCAACTGGAGAAAACGATTTCGACTCGGACGTGCGCGCATTGGAAGCGAGCCTGGCCCAGTCGGAAACACAAGGACAAACGATGGCGCTCTTGATTCGCTTGATGTCACCCGCGAATCATCACAGCGCCGCGGGCCTTAAAGCGACACGCGTTTTTAACGAACTTTTCGATTGA
- a CDS encoding adenylate/guanylate cyclase domain-containing protein: protein MTEPTPVTRNRTDLPSGMLALLFTDIEGSTALVHALGERYPAQLEAQRRILRAAFAAHGGIEVDAEGDAFFAVFRSVKSAVAAVVQAQRELQSFAWPAGHPLRVRMGLHCGEPALTSEGYVGIDVHRGARLMSAGHGGQVLLSGAAATLVDDLSHGLELRDRGEHRLKNLPRPEHIFELCIPDLFHDFPALQTLDNYAHNLPADLPPILGREREIENLRGLIEGGARLTTLLGPGGTGKTRLSLEIAALTLEMWQDGVFFVALAPVSQPDAALSPSLVEDAVAGAVARVLGVRDDGSQSVQDRLVAHLKTRKMLLVLDNFEHLIVGTAVVARWLKECPHLQLLATSRVPLHLAGEQEIQVAPLALPRRKHLLDAASLSQFSAVALFIERARAVKPDFSVDEKNAPAIAEICARLDGLPLAIELAAARVKLLPVATMMTRLEKSLSFLVGGPRDVAARQQTLRAAIAWSFDLLADDEKRLFRRLAIFRGGFGFESAELVCAEPVGEGDVPLDVFEGISALLNQSLLVVRDEVDGQARFGMLETIREFALEELDAVGEGEALRERHLAWCLAETDERDAEMHFDLRHSLLLFESDADNWRAAWNWSIGARPEAALQLSAVAALLWNRIGGTSENYERLEASLRAAPSGNADCRCRALHFLIQAERSRANWQRYGVWLEQLEILAREEQLLEYQAIALDQRMWDEVGANRIEAALQHCNAIVELRAACLQQAKTGALGQIEIERCQNELDDALILQVEILAKAGHEAEAWALMEKCLTAKRASNDVGGLTFGLYKYAQLLADTGHIAEARQIFEEVVSRAEDSGDRSLMLAWYRHYAAKMALHQGDLVRGREMVQGSYAIFHENSAALGFRFTVYILTWLHGLEENWPLVALTLGAGSATNPSGYPDDWRTVLETQEKGARAALGESEFNAQHAAGASLSPLEAIAAALEGIA from the coding sequence ATGACTGAGCCAACGCCTGTTACCAGAAATCGCACCGATTTACCGTCAGGTATGTTGGCGTTGCTGTTTACCGACATCGAAGGCTCGACGGCTTTGGTTCACGCCTTGGGCGAGCGTTACCCGGCTCAGCTGGAAGCGCAGCGGCGCATTCTACGCGCCGCGTTCGCCGCCCACGGGGGCATCGAAGTCGATGCCGAGGGCGACGCGTTTTTTGCTGTTTTTCGCAGTGTCAAAAGTGCAGTTGCGGCCGTTGTGCAGGCGCAGCGCGAGTTACAGTCGTTCGCTTGGCCAGCGGGGCATCCGCTGCGAGTGCGTATGGGCTTGCACTGTGGCGAACCGGCACTCACTTCCGAAGGCTATGTCGGTATTGATGTGCATCGTGGCGCACGCCTGATGAGTGCGGGGCATGGCGGTCAGGTTTTGTTGTCGGGCGCCGCCGCAACTCTCGTCGATGACTTGTCGCACGGACTGGAACTGCGGGATCGGGGCGAGCATCGTCTCAAGAATTTGCCCCGCCCTGAACACATTTTCGAGTTGTGTATCCCGGATTTGTTCCACGACTTTCCAGCGCTGCAAACGCTGGATAACTATGCCCACAATCTGCCGGCAGACCTTCCCCCAATTTTAGGCCGCGAGCGAGAAATCGAAAATTTGCGGGGACTAATCGAGGGTGGGGCACGCCTTACGACACTGCTGGGGCCGGGGGGCACCGGAAAAACTCGTTTGTCTCTGGAGATTGCGGCCTTAACCCTGGAAATGTGGCAAGACGGTGTTTTCTTCGTCGCCCTCGCGCCGGTTTCTCAACCCGATGCGGCATTGTCCCCGAGCCTAGTCGAAGACGCGGTGGCCGGTGCCGTAGCACGCGTTCTGGGCGTACGCGACGACGGTTCGCAAAGTGTGCAAGATCGACTCGTCGCGCACCTGAAAACTCGAAAGATGCTCTTGGTGCTGGATAACTTCGAGCATCTGATCGTGGGCACTGCTGTTGTCGCGCGGTGGTTGAAAGAATGTCCCCACTTGCAGCTTCTGGCAACGAGTCGGGTGCCGCTCCACCTCGCGGGTGAGCAGGAAATTCAGGTCGCGCCCTTGGCGCTCCCCCGTCGCAAGCATTTGCTCGATGCAGCAAGCCTTTCGCAATTTTCGGCTGTAGCCTTATTTATCGAGCGCGCGCGGGCTGTCAAGCCCGACTTTTCTGTGGACGAGAAGAATGCGCCCGCCATCGCTGAAATCTGTGCGCGGTTGGATGGGCTGCCATTGGCGATTGAACTGGCTGCGGCGCGTGTTAAGTTGCTACCAGTCGCCACCATGATGACGCGCTTGGAGAAAAGTTTGTCATTTCTCGTCGGCGGGCCGCGTGATGTCGCAGCGCGGCAGCAAACGCTGCGAGCCGCGATTGCGTGGAGCTTTGACCTGCTTGCAGATGACGAAAAGCGTTTGTTTCGCCGTCTGGCTATCTTTCGCGGGGGCTTCGGATTCGAGAGCGCCGAGTTGGTCTGTGCCGAACCTGTCGGAGAAGGCGACGTGCCTCTGGATGTTTTTGAAGGCATTTCTGCGCTGCTGAATCAAAGCTTGCTGGTAGTGCGCGACGAAGTCGATGGACAGGCGCGCTTTGGAATGCTTGAAACTATTCGCGAATTTGCCCTCGAAGAACTCGATGCGGTGGGCGAAGGCGAAGCATTACGCGAGCGGCATCTCGCCTGGTGCCTTGCAGAAACCGACGAACGCGATGCTGAAATGCATTTCGATCTTCGTCATTCGCTGCTGCTGTTTGAATCCGACGCCGACAACTGGCGCGCGGCATGGAACTGGAGTATCGGCGCGCGGCCTGAAGCGGCGCTTCAACTTAGCGCCGTGGCCGCATTGCTCTGGAATCGCATCGGCGGGACATCGGAAAACTACGAGCGGCTCGAAGCCTCACTTCGCGCCGCACCGAGCGGGAATGCCGACTGTCGGTGTCGCGCGCTGCACTTCCTGATTCAGGCAGAACGCAGCCGGGCCAACTGGCAACGGTATGGGGTGTGGTTGGAACAACTGGAAATCCTCGCGCGGGAGGAACAACTGCTGGAGTATCAAGCAATTGCTCTCGACCAGCGCATGTGGGACGAAGTTGGAGCCAATCGAATTGAAGCGGCGCTTCAACATTGTAATGCTATTGTCGAGCTGCGCGCCGCGTGTTTGCAGCAGGCAAAGACCGGAGCGCTGGGCCAGATCGAAATCGAACGCTGCCAGAATGAACTCGATGATGCGTTGATTTTACAGGTCGAGATTTTGGCAAAGGCCGGACACGAAGCTGAAGCGTGGGCGCTGATGGAGAAATGCCTCACTGCCAAGCGCGCTTCAAACGACGTCGGAGGGCTAACTTTTGGCCTTTATAAATATGCTCAGCTTCTCGCGGACACGGGCCATATCGCCGAAGCACGTCAGATTTTTGAAGAAGTCGTGTCGCGTGCCGAAGATAGCGGCGACCGTTCGCTGATGCTGGCGTGGTATCGCCATTACGCCGCGAAAATGGCGCTGCATCAGGGTGACCTTGTGCGTGGACGCGAAATGGTACAGGGCAGCTATGCAATTTTTCACGAGAACTCAGCAGCTCTCGGTTTCCGGTTCACTGTGTATATTCTGACGTGGCTACACGGGTTGGAAGAGAATTGGCCGCTAGTCGCCCTGACTTTGGGCGCGGGAAGTGCTACAAACCCGTCAGGCTATCCTGACGACTGGCGCACCGTGCTGGAAACACAGGAAAAAGGGGCACGCGCTGCACTGGGCGAATCGGAGTTCAATGCGCAGCACGCCGCTGGCGCCAGCCTGTCGCCTCTCGAAGCCATTGCAGCAGCACTCGAAGGCATAGCGTAA
- a CDS encoding dienelactone hydrolase family protein has translation MTLIEEFEDIQTPTGAMRTHIFRPVAEGRYPAIVLYSEIFQITGPIRRTAAMFASHGCVVAAPEIYHEYEAPGTVLPYDEEGSARGNALKTTKPLAAYDSDIRTVLDFLKTHPNSTGKLGAVGLCIGGHLAFRAAMQPDVLATTCFYATDIHKRGLGEGMNDDSLDRLGEIGGELLMIFGRQDPHIPREGRRIVYEALADADVNFQWHEFNGAHAFLRDEGPRYNPATARICYSMAIELFQRRLHEGNISA, from the coding sequence ATGACTTTAATCGAAGAGTTTGAAGACATTCAAACGCCAACCGGCGCGATGCGCACGCACATTTTTCGTCCAGTGGCAGAAGGGCGTTATCCGGCGATTGTTTTGTATTCGGAGATTTTCCAAATCACCGGCCCGATTCGCCGCACCGCGGCGATGTTTGCCAGTCATGGTTGCGTGGTCGCCGCGCCGGAAATCTACCACGAATACGAAGCGCCCGGAACTGTTTTGCCTTATGACGAAGAGGGAAGCGCGCGCGGCAATGCGCTCAAAACGACCAAACCGCTCGCTGCCTACGACTCCGACATTCGCACCGTTCTCGATTTCCTAAAAACGCATCCGAACTCGACTGGGAAACTTGGCGCAGTCGGGCTGTGCATTGGCGGCCATCTGGCGTTTCGCGCCGCCATGCAGCCTGATGTTCTAGCGACAACCTGCTTTTACGCCACCGATATTCACAAGCGCGGTTTGGGCGAAGGCATGAACGACGATTCGCTTGATCGGCTGGGAGAAATCGGCGGAGAATTGCTGATGATTTTCGGGCGCCAAGACCCGCACATCCCACGCGAAGGCCGTCGCATCGTTTACGAAGCGCTTGCCGATGCCGACGTGAATTTCCAATGGCACGAATTCAACGGCGCACATGCGTTTCTGCGCGATGAAGGGCCACGCTACAATCCCGCGACAGCACGCATTTGCTACTCAATGGCTATCGAATTATTTCAACGCCGTTTGCACGAAGGCAACATCAGCGCGTAG
- a CDS encoding class I SAM-dependent methyltransferase — MNFSSEETALLELAHTLREMGYSFTTPTPATHERVNSRAGNEWARSINDVFGWSRPFHSSVLPTHIWALMQRANVVVAHGEGWRSEVRLSFLEGEFFFHSAYPTSAADAVFFGPDTYRFARALKSYFAQNAVMPKRIVDIGCGAGPGAIVCALAQPEAEVLALDINPKALRLARINSALAAAANVEPRESNLLRDVDGEFDLIVANPPYLVDPGERAYRHGGGPLGAGLSLAIVDAARERLSLGGTLLLYTGAAIVDGIDPFRAEVADRLGADANWSYEEMDVDVFGEELQCEAYAHADRIAAVVLTFTR, encoded by the coding sequence ATGAATTTTTCTTCCGAAGAGACGGCGCTTTTAGAACTCGCGCACACGTTGCGAGAAATGGGCTACTCATTTACAACCCCAACTCCTGCAACACACGAACGCGTTAACAGTCGTGCCGGAAACGAATGGGCGCGCAGTATCAACGATGTTTTCGGTTGGAGCCGCCCATTTCATTCCTCCGTTCTTCCCACGCATATCTGGGCATTGATGCAGCGGGCAAACGTGGTTGTCGCACATGGCGAAGGGTGGCGCAGTGAAGTGCGACTTTCCTTTTTGGAAGGCGAGTTTTTCTTCCACTCGGCCTACCCGACTTCCGCGGCCGATGCCGTTTTCTTCGGCCCCGACACCTATCGTTTTGCGCGCGCCCTCAAAAGCTATTTCGCCCAGAATGCAGTCATGCCGAAACGCATAGTTGACATCGGATGTGGCGCAGGTCCGGGGGCGATTGTCTGCGCGCTCGCACAGCCGGAGGCAGAAGTTCTGGCGCTCGATATCAACCCGAAAGCGCTGCGATTAGCGCGTATCAATTCTGCGCTCGCGGCGGCTGCGAACGTCGAGCCGCGCGAAAGTAACCTGCTGCGCGATGTCGATGGCGAATTCGATTTGATTGTGGCGAATCCGCCATATCTCGTCGATCCAGGCGAACGCGCCTATCGACACGGTGGTGGGCCGTTGGGCGCGGGCCTTTCGCTCGCAATTGTCGATGCAGCCCGCGAGAGGCTTTCCCTCGGCGGAACCCTTCTGCTCTACACCGGAGCGGCAATTGTCGATGGAATTGATCCATTCCGCGCAGAAGTCGCAGACCGACTCGGAGCCGACGCGAACTGGAGCTACGAAGAAATGGATGTCGATGTGTTCGGCGAAGAATTGCAGTGTGAAGCCTACGCGCACGCCGACCGCATCGCTGCTGTTGTATTGACTTTCACTCGTTGA
- a CDS encoding GTP-binding protein — protein MIPLLSVCGFLGAGKTTLVRRLVEDAARRKVRLAVIVNEFGTTDVDSHILREADAELLASIAGGCACCSGGDELHWTLEELAARPANEKPDIVILETSGLADPVALLETLLAPQLLPHFHIAPLVCVADAARLSLDAPLPLLFQRQIQLAGTIALNKIDRIGETQKASALSRVRGWNKNAYLESTSHAALDLDALWQRTQSTVDFDRTAQATPHSAQTFVLPLSHPVQRSALETALQELPPEVWRAKGFVRVAGEDTLQLLQWTGEGSGNLAPFHLAPFAEEPPLALVFIGESLDIPTLSRAFGTRLLAAF, from the coding sequence GTGATTCCTTTGCTTTCTGTTTGCGGTTTTCTCGGTGCCGGAAAAACAACTTTGGTGCGCCGACTTGTCGAAGACGCGGCCCGTCGCAAGGTTCGCCTCGCCGTCATCGTCAACGAATTCGGCACGACCGATGTCGATTCGCACATTTTGCGCGAAGCTGACGCCGAGTTGCTCGCTTCAATTGCAGGCGGTTGCGCCTGCTGCTCTGGGGGCGATGAACTTCACTGGACACTGGAAGAACTCGCCGCGCGCCCCGCAAACGAAAAACCCGACATCGTCATTCTAGAAACGTCGGGCCTCGCCGATCCGGTGGCGCTTTTGGAAACCCTGCTTGCTCCACAGCTGCTGCCGCATTTCCACATCGCTCCCCTCGTTTGCGTAGCCGATGCCGCGCGCTTGTCGCTTGATGCGCCATTGCCTCTTTTGTTCCAGCGCCAGATCCAGCTCGCGGGAACAATCGCACTCAATAAAATTGATCGCATCGGTGAAACGCAGAAAGCCTCTGCGCTTTCCCGCGTGCGGGGCTGGAACAAAAACGCCTACCTTGAATCGACTTCGCACGCCGCACTCGACCTCGACGCCTTGTGGCAACGCACGCAAAGTACGGTCGATTTCGACCGTACCGCCCAGGCCACACCGCACAGCGCGCAAACCTTTGTCTTGCCGCTCTCGCATCCGGTGCAGCGCAGCGCTTTGGAAACGGCGCTGCAGGAGTTGCCGCCCGAAGTGTGGCGTGCCAAAGGTTTCGTGCGTGTCGCTGGCGAAGACACACTACAACTATTGCAGTGGACCGGTGAAGGCAGCGGCAATCTGGCTCCGTTTCATCTCGCGCCCTTTGCCGAGGAGCCGCCACTGGCGCTGGTCTTTATCGGTGAATCGCTCGATATTCCCACACTTTCGCGCGCGTTCGGCACGCGCTTGCTGGCCGCGTTTTAG